CGCAGCAGATATCATCTGCCCCAAGAGGACGAAAAACACGGCGTTTCCAATACCAAAACGGGGGCCGATATAAGTCACGCTGAGCACATAAAAGACGATTAGTGAGCCTGCCAGCAACAGATGTTTGGGTGCGGAGGCAAGGCCTGAAAGATGGGCCCAGGGGTTGGTGATCACGCCTGCGATCAGGATCAAGACAAAGGCCACTGCAAAGAGGATCACCGAGGCCGCCACCGGATGGCCCAGATGTTGGCCTAGGGCTGCATTAAGAGCGGCGAGGATGGGAATGCCGACCCCGGTCAGCAGCATGATCAGAGCATATGTGGTCATCTGTGGCATCTTATCCCTCGGTTTTTCACCACTCTGCGCGAGGCATTGGCCTTCTGTCACCCGTGAAAATATGTGACGTGGCGCGCTAGACGCTCATCGCGAGGGTGCGGCTGATCTCGGTGAGGCCGCGACCGGATTGCTCCATCCAGGTGTTAAACGCGGCCTGAACCGCGCGCATAGCGGTTTTGGAGGTCGCAGGTTTGTCGATCACCCCTTCGGCGATTAGGCGCGCAGTCACGTCTTGGGACAAAAGGAAACTGTCTTTGCCTTGGAACCGCAGGGAGTAACCCGCCGCAAAGCCTCCAAGCCGCGACCCGCGTTTTTTCAAGAGCTCAAGAAGGGAGATGTAGTCGGTGGAAGGCCACTCTGCGATCACTTTGGAGATGCCGCCGTCTTCGCGCATCTCTTGAATGAAGATCGCATTGTCGATCACTGACCGCAGTTTGGTGCCGTTGCGCACGACAGCCTTATTGGACAGTAGCGCATCAAATTCGTCGTCGTTGAAAAAGGCCACGCGATTGACGTCAAAGCCGGAAAACGCCTCCTCAAACCCGTCCCATTTGGCTTCGATCACTTTCCAGTTAAATCCGGCCTGAAAGATGCTTTTGGTGAATTGCGACAGCCAACGATCCTCGGGGATTTTTAGCAACTCGGAGGCGGGCAGAGGTTTGTCGATCATGGCCTCCAGCGCCTCGGCTCCGCCTTTACGCGCCGCCGCAATGTCAAAAATCTCTTGATAGCTGCGCATCTGGCCCTCCGCTCGTTCACAATTCTTAATGCCAAGCCTAGAAACAAAGCAAAATCACGCCAAGGGATTGTTTTGCCCTTTTCCTCAATTAAA
This is a stretch of genomic DNA from Cognatishimia activa. It encodes these proteins:
- a CDS encoding DMT family transporter: MTTYALIMLLTGVGIPILAALNAALGQHLGHPVAASVILFAVAFVLILIAGVITNPWAHLSGLASAPKHLLLAGSLIVFYVLSVTYIGPRFGIGNAVFFVLLGQMISAAAIDHFGLFNAQISPLTLTRASGIAIMAFGLWLIQKA
- a CDS encoding DNA-3-methyladenine glycosylase I, with the translated sequence MRSYQEIFDIAAARKGGAEALEAMIDKPLPASELLKIPEDRWLSQFTKSIFQAGFNWKVIEAKWDGFEEAFSGFDVNRVAFFNDDEFDALLSNKAVVRNGTKLRSVIDNAIFIQEMREDGGISKVIAEWPSTDYISLLELLKKRGSRLGGFAAGYSLRFQGKDSFLLSQDVTARLIAEGVIDKPATSKTAMRAVQAAFNTWMEQSGRGLTEISRTLAMSV